GCACGAAAAGCCGTCAGCGAAAGGTTTGCGGAACGGAGATAAATATGGTGCAGCCGCGAGCGAACCAGCATGAAAGAGTAACTGCGTGTCGGGAACAGCGATGGTCGGATCACTTTTCAGGAACGCCATCATCCCGCATGGCAAATCCGTCGCGTATCCGCGACCAAACAGCTGCGCTTCCACGATCGATGTCGCGATTCGATCGAATCGGAGGTTGTAATGGAAGGGTCCCGGTTCTCGCCGAGAATAGGCAGCCAGCGTCACAAGATGATCCTGCAGATTCTTGCCGACCCCAGGCAGGGCTACGCGCGGGCTGATGCCAACCTCGCTGAGTTCGTCGGGATCGCCTATGCCAGATAGCATTAAAAGCTGCGGCGTATTGATCGTCCCACCCGAAAGCACGACCTCTCGATCGGCATAGTAGCGACGGGTCTTCCTACCCCTTCGCACTTCCACGCCGACCGCGATCCCGCTCTCAAGGAGAACGCGATGGGCTGGTGTGTTGATGAGAACTGTCAGATTGGGGCGCTGCAGCACGGGGTGAAGATACGCAGCAGCAGCGCTGCACCGCCGCCCCTTGCTAATGGTCGACTGAAGGCGCCCAAAACCTTCCTGTTGAGCGCCGTTGTAGTCGGCATTGGCGGGGTGGCCCAACGCTAAACCTGCCTCGATATAGGCATCGACCAGCGAATCTTGATACCGACTTTCCTGAACGACCAGAGGCCCGCTATCGCCGCGATACAAATCCGCGCCGTGCTCCCACCTTTCCTGCTTCCGGAAGTAAGGCAATGCATTCGCGTAGGACCAATCCGATAGTCCCGATTTCGCCCAGCGGTCGAAGTCGCTGGGGTGACCGCGAACATAGCCCATGGCGTTGATCGAAGACGAACCGCCAATCACCTTGCCTCTTGCGCACTCGACCGCACGACCGCCCAGGTTCGGCTCCGGTTCGCCGAAATAGCCCCAGTCGTGAAGTCGGTTTTGAAGGATCTTGCCCCATCCGAGCGGTATGTGGATCCAAGGATCGCGATCCCAGCCCCCCGCCTCTATAAGCAAGACTCTAGTGTTAGGATCATCCGATAACCGGTTCGCGAGTACGCAGCCAGCCGATCCGGCTCCAACAATAATGTAATCATAGCTGGCCGGCATCAGATTACGGGCCCCGACGGAGCGCTAGGACCATTCCATCCGGTCCGGCACCAACAATTCCCATATCCACGACGCGATTGAGCCGGCTGGGCGTGCTTCATCTCTAGGTTACTCTCGTTAGACCGACGAACTTCTTCCGGCGGTTTCGCTTCAAGGCGTGAGACGCGACGGCGTCAGCACTTTGACAGTGACTTCATTTCGCTACAGCCCGCAGCGAGGGGCATAGACTTATTGCGAAGAAAGATGAGCGCCCGGTGTCGACCCCCGGGACCGGGAGCCCGACGTTTGGGTGAGCTCTCAATCACAGCAACCGGAACAGGTTCTAGTTCGTCGACAGCGCGGGTGTGATATCCGCCTGCTTGGCAGTGGCGCCGTGACCGGCCACAATGGTCGAGCCGGTGATGCCGAATTTCCGGAAGGCGTCACCCACCGCGATTGAGGCGGGAGATCGGCCGATCGGGCCGCGCGGGTTGATCAGATCCGTCACCCAAACCAGATTTGGACCAACCACGTGCCCGATGAGCATGCCGTCAGCGTGCGGGTTTGGGATGTTGTAGAGCTTGATCTCGACCGTCCCGTCCTTGAGCGACATCGTGTGCTTGACGCTCACGATCTTCGCCGGCTTGGGCTTTAGCGCCAGCGCGTCCGGCGCCACCTTATGCGGGGCCCGGAACATCTTTTCGAAGAACGCCCGATCCTGGCTCGGGACCACTATCTCGGCGCCTTCCGCCACGTAGGCGCGGGCCCCGGTGATATGATCCATGTGATGATGGGTTAGAACAAGCTGCTTGATTGGCTTGCCTGGATACCTGGCCTTGGCCGCATCAATGACCCAGCGTGACATCCCCTCGCCTATTGGCGCGTCGAAGATCACGATACCATCCTTCATCGCCACGATCAGGCTGTTGTGGGTGCTGCCGACCACGTGCTGCACGTTCGGCGCCAACTCGACCAGCTTGAGGCCGCCACCCTCCGGATAAAACACTTTGTCGCTGTCGATGAAGCGGCCCATAAACA
The Bradyrhizobium sp. KBS0727 genome window above contains:
- a CDS encoding GMC family oxidoreductase, whose amino-acid sequence is MPASYDYIIVGAGSAGCVLANRLSDDPNTRVLLIEAGGWDRDPWIHIPLGWGKILQNRLHDWGYFGEPEPNLGGRAVECARGKVIGGSSSINAMGYVRGHPSDFDRWAKSGLSDWSYANALPYFRKQERWEHGADLYRGDSGPLVVQESRYQDSLVDAYIEAGLALGHPANADYNGAQQEGFGRLQSTISKGRRCSAAAAYLHPVLQRPNLTVLINTPAHRVLLESGIAVGVEVRRGRKTRRYYADREVVLSGGTINTPQLLMLSGIGDPDELSEVGISPRVALPGVGKNLQDHLVTLAAYSRREPGPFHYNLRFDRIATSIVEAQLFGRGYATDLPCGMMAFLKSDPTIAVPDTQLLFHAGSLAAAPYLSPFRKPFADGFSCRAVLLRPESRGSLKLAGTDPEAAIRIHWNFLATESDRLAMRASWRAMREVARQKPMQAFVQDEILPSAAVQSDAEVDAHIRGTAMTAHHPLGTCRMGVEGDALAVVDPELRVFGVERLRVVDASVMPDMIGGNINAAVIMIAERAADLIRHRVTLQPIFA